The Salmo trutta chromosome 6, fSalTru1.1, whole genome shotgun sequence genome has a window encoding:
- the LOC115196268 gene encoding putative potassium channel regulatory protein — MAWLKKHSSMETHGFFRIFCSNNKTLEALATRISIFVEHPNLNGNLPHLPQNSSTPHPVPVQRPSHHDIVFQCGTDQLARDDFSARFVTIEPDDRKLLNSTNVLGLLVDTLLKDGFHLIDTKTVSQEKKIECYMFERSRNTQIVVLSETPRAEHLRREDTQNQLGEGKKSELSVRVYLKSLKWFPFHVQFCNISGLQTIEMDPFSESQTGLTIRWRQRIIMLRAIMSICFTSPLVSIYIVYFDINFLCPKVYFQKYNSLN, encoded by the exons ATGGCTTGGCTCAAGAAGCACAGTTCTATG GAAACTCACGGATTCTTCCGAATATTCTGCTCCAATAACAAAACTCTGGAGGCTTTGGCGACAAGGATATCCATTTTCGTGGAACATCCAAATCTGAATGGAAATTTGCCACACCTGCCTCAGAACTCCAGCACACCTCATCCTGTACCAGTCCAGAGACCCTCTCACCACGACATTGTGTTCCAATGTGGGACTGACCAACTAGCCAGGGATGACTTCTCTGCCAG GTTTGTAACTATTGAGCCGGACGACAGAAAGCTTCTCAACAGCACCAATGTCCTGGGCCTGCTGGTAGACACCCTTCTGAAGGATGGGTTCCACCTGATCGACACAAAGACCGTTTCCCAAGAGAAGAAGATTGAATGCTACATGTTTGAAAGGAGCAGGAATACCCAGATCGTTGTACTGAGTGAAACCCCCAGGGCAGAACATCTCAGAAGAGAGGACACACAGAACCAGCTTGGTGAAGGAAAAAAAAGTGAACTCAGTGTCAGGGTGTATCTCAaaagtctaaagtggttccctttCCATGTCCAGTTCTGTAATATCAGTGGACTTCAGACTATTGAGATGGACCCATTCTCTGAGAGTCAGACTGGATTGACCATTAGATGGCGACAAAGGATAATAATGTTGAGGGCCATAATGTCAATATGCTTCACCTCACCATTAGTCTCAATTTATATAGTATATTTTGACATCAATTTCCTGTGTCCTAAAGTATATTTCCAAAAGTACAATTCTCTAAATTGA